Within the Ailuropoda melanoleuca isolate Jingjing unplaced genomic scaffold, ASM200744v2 unplaced-scaffold8231, whole genome shotgun sequence genome, the region TGCTCTGGTTAGAGACAAAGGCGCGTAGACTTGTCCGTAGCCAGCAGCGCCTCGATGGGGAGGTAGTGTGGAGCTGAAGAGTGGGGCAGTTTATTTTCTCCTGAGGCAGGTGAAGAGTACATCAGAGGAGGTCATTTGAGATGGGCTCTGAAGGAGGAGTAGGAGCTTTccaggcagcaggaggagggcacAGTCTGGGCTGGGTGTTTGCGGGTGGGGTCCTAGGCTGGCACCGCTGCtggccccagcccccactcccttccctggcTGCTGTCGGTCAACAGGAGAGTAACAACATGGTGGTGCCCGCCATGCAGCTGGCCAGCAAGATCCCAGACATGTCAGTGCAGCTGTGGTCCTCAGCCCTGCTGAGAGGTGAGTGTGGCAGCCAGCCCTTCCCAGAGAGCAGGGCTGCCGGGAGCCCGGGTCTAGGAGATCGCAGGTAAGCCCTGGTTGGCCTGTGCTCAGACTGGGCCTCTCCCCGCCACTGTCGCAGTGCTAGCACGTGCTCAGGCTCCGCAGCAGGCCCTGTTTGGGGGCAGTGGGCACTAGGCTCACTCATGACATCGGCGCCACATAGGATCGGCTCACCCTCTCCACAAGGCCATTTCTTGGAGTCTGGATGAAGAGGTGGGCTGCGAGCCCTAGCCCTCACCCTCGGTTGCCTTCTCCCTAATTGGCCACGGCCATCGTCCCTGCGGACGGTACTGGCCAGGACCCTCCGGGTGCCCGCTAGGCTCTCGGCAGGCGCCGGTGATGTTACTGCTCCTCCCCTGTTCAGCCGGCGCTACTACAGTGCAGAGTCTCAGTGAGGgccctggggaagaggcagagggcaggccGCTCCCATCTGCAGTGGGCTTCGTGGGTCCATTCGGTCCTTCTGCCTCAGGAGTGGGTGTCGGACGCCCTGCTCTAGTGAGTTCCTGGGTGCCCGAGGATTGGACAGGACCTCCCCGGGAGGGCCAGTATCCACAGGGAGCCCTGAGGGCTTTCACTGCCAGCTGACCCTTGTGTCGGCCGCATTGCTCACCCACCTCCAAGAATGTGACTCAGGAGCTCGGGAGGGTATGTGTGAGGACTGCTGGCAGGTGGGCTTTGCTGACCCTGAGACAGGCAGGGCTCAGGGCAGGTGACGTGCCAGATATACAGGAGCTCACAGGTAGAGTGGGGTTTGACCTTAGGGCTCTACCCGTGTCCAAGGGGAGGACGTGGGGCTGGGCAAGGTGGATCCACCCTGTGTGTCCCCCACCCTTAGACCTGAACAAGGCCTGCGGGAATGCCATGGATGCCCACGAAGCCGCCCAGATGCACCAGAACTTCTCCCAGCAGCTGCTCCAGGACCACATTGAGGCCTGCAGTCTCCCTGAACACAACCTCATCACGGTATAGGCACTGGGTTTGGGGAGGTAAAGTGGGGGGCTGGTTGACTCCTCAGGGCCTGCTCACTTGGCTTGCAGTCCCCAGGGGGCATGTGCCCTGAAAGGGGTTATACACGCTTGGCTGCCATCTCCCTGCATGTCTCCAGCAATCCCTAACTCAGCCTGGCCTCAGGAACCCCCTCAGACGGGGGAGGCGGCGTCAGTCCCCAAGTGGGTGATACACGGTGCTTCCCAGGGGCCGCGCTGACTCAGGCATGGAGGACAAAGGGCCCTGGCTGGTCAGGCAGCCTGAAAAGAGCAGCAGTCCAGGGCAGACACGCAGCCCAGCACACCTCTGCTCCTTTCTAGGAAGGACCTCACCTGTGCGTTCTCTTCCCTTTGCAGTGGACGGACGGCCCACCCCCCGTGCAGTTCCAAGCTCAGAATGGACCCAATACAAGCCTGGCCAGCCTCCTGTGAGGCTCCTGATGGGAGCCGCCCAGCTTCTCGGGCCTCTGGGGCCCGGTGTGTCCCCGACTTCCATCCAGACGGCACTTGAGCTTTCCTTGGAGTTGTGCTGGAGTGGGTGTCCCCAGGCTTCTTTTCTGACTGTCTCCGGAGCTTCCAAGTCCCTGGGGAGTGTGCAGGGCTGATTCCGCCCTCCCAGGAAGGGCTGGCCAGCCATTCCCACCATGTAACAAGACCCCCAGTGCTGAGGCTTGCAGGTGGGATATTGGAGCCAACTTTCCAGAGCCATCCTTTAAAGTGGACTTGAATTGCCAGTTCTGCTTCCACGTCTGAGTCACGCCTTCAAGGGAGCGTGTCTGGGCGGGGAGTGGGGTGCCAGTTGCCAGGGTGGGTGGTACCGCTGGTGCATTGCCACGTGACTTCCATCGCCTGGGCCTCCGTGCCTGGCTGGAGTGTTTCCTTTGCTCACAGCAGCTTCCAGAGCCCAGAGGCAAAATGCCAGTTTCTGCCCCAGAATTGGAGGGAAGAAGTGATGGCGCGTGTCAGGGACAAAAATGCACATCCCACCATAACACTTTCCCCAGCTTGCCTTTCTGTCCAGGGTCCCCCCCATCTGACACCCAGGGTCTCTGGTCACGAACCCTGGGGGACCTAGGAACTCGGCTTCCAAACATCTGCACCTTGACTGGATTCAGTGTCCAGCCACGGAGGTGCGCGTTCTTGTAGAGacgggtgtgcatgtgtgtgtgtgtgtgtgcggattcacggagctggggctgggggctgagacTCCTGTGTTCGCGTCAGCCGCCTTCCCCCATCAGCATCCATActgctgggcaggaagcagaGGTGAAGGGAGGGGACCCTCCTCAGCCCAACTCAGGGTGCCCGAATGAAGAGGGGCTTGCTTCCTGGCGGCTCCCTGGCCACCTCGGCAGAGGACGTTCACAGACGCCTGGCCCCTCACGCTGCTCTCAGGAGGGAGGATGAGGAGACCTACCTGCCTTGGGTCTTGGGACAGCGTTGAAAGCTCTTCCTGAGCTGGACCCTAGGGGGCTCTGCCAGGCTCAGACAGCCATGCTCAGTTCTGTGCTCCCCTCAGGTAGTTGAGGAGGTGCCCCAGCGGTGATGGTGGCCCTGGGGGCAGTTGAGGTAGCCACCTCCTCCGGCTTCCAGTGCCTGGGAGCGTCTCCTCACAGAGTGGTGAGTGGTCTTGCTAGTCAGGGTGGCTTGTTAGTTTGCATCTTGTTACCCTTACACTGTGAGGGCTGCTTCTCGAAGCCTCAGTGTCTGACAGAaggaacactgggatcactcaGGTCAGCTGCTCAGGCCCTGAGGCCTGAGTGTGCCTTAGCCACAAGCAGGGCTGTCAGCAGACCTCCCTGCACAGGGCCACTGCCCTTACCAGGCCAGCGTTGGGCCCCTGCTGCCCACTGGGGGCCAGCGACAGGTGTGCAAAGCGAGCTGCTGATTGGAGGCATGGGCTGGCCAGGGCTTGTCCGAAGAGGACTCACCATCTGTGTGGCATCCTGGATCACCTAGGAGAACCTAGCACTGTCCCTTGCCACTCAAGGCCACCTTCTTGGCTGACCCCCCTGGGCCCATGAGGCCTACAGAGGAGGGTGTGACATGTGGCCACAAGCTGCCCTGTCCTGTCTTCCTCCCCCTCAAGGGTATCCCCTAggcccttccctccacccatGGGACAGAGCCCCCCTCTTGCCACAGGCTGCCCCTATTGGCCTAGACCCCGCACTGTCTGACCTCTCCAGACCCTCATTACTTCAATCACGCTGTACATCACGTTTGTCTCTGCATATTTATTTAAGCCTTTCTTTGCTTCTAGGGCATTTTTTATGTAGAGCAGTTGAAATAAGAACCTCAAAACTTAACATCTGTCCTGATGTTAAAGTGCTTTTAGTGACCACTCTGTTATCTATGTTCATGTAAAGTTAAGGATAAGTTTTTATGTTTACAGCTAAAAATTCAGTACTCAATATTTAATATTCCACTCTAGCTTTATGGAAGCCAAACTGCGAGTACATGCGTTTCTGCGTGTGCAAGCTTTGAACCTCCCCTTCACCGTAGCATCTTCTGGTTACATAAAGCTGTCATAAGTACCTTCCTGTGAGTCCAAATTGAGTGCCTCACAGTTTCTCACTCAATCATAAGAACTTAAGACAGGCAGCAGGTGAGCCCCCAGGGAGACCTTACACAGTGTCATAAATAGGTGttcaggaaaaacagaagagcCCCGAGCCCTGCAGCGtgcagggagcagcagaaggatCCCTGTTGGCAGGTGAACGACCGAAAGCTAGTCTGACTCCTGTGTGTTCCTCCCGCCTCCTCCTGGGGTCCTCAGGGCCTGTGAGTCTGGGGGACTGGGCCTGGAGACCCCGGGTTCTCTGGCCCACACACAGCCCGCTGCCTCCCCTGTGCTGGGTGTTTGCAGTCATCCGCGGGTGAAGCGAGGGTCCTCTCCCTGGTGTAagcactcccccaccccacttacTGGGAACACTGGCAAGGAAATCAGAAAAGGGCTGCCTGGTGCAGTGGGTAAATTTGTTGATTGCGTTGTCTgttttgttaagggtttttaatAAGTATGTTTGGCATAATGTCTTTTAATGGGTTTGTAATATCTTACGGTTTTAGCAGCCTGTAACTTCAGCTGGTgcttttaatcaggaaaaaaatttttgtaaatacaaAACATTGTTTAAAAGACATAACCATAGAACATAGCTTCCCGtttgtggatttcttttcctatatATTCAGAGTAAAATAATTTGCAGGAGCCATCACTCGCTTTGTCTTTGTCGCATTGTCCGTTGTGTGCGCTGCTCCAGAGACGGCTCTTGCCCTCTCTCCGGGCCAGCGGGGCCACTCGGCAAGTGGGCATCGGGGAGTTCTGCGGACCCACTGGGTGTGAGGGTACAGAGCCCCAGCCGCTGGCCTGGAGGACCAGGTGGGAACCTGAGTTTTGTCCTCTACTGATGATGTTCCTCCAGAACAGCCCCACCTGGAGGAGAGGGGACCCCTAAGACCTCAGACATTGGCCCACAGCGCTGCCTGTTCCTCCCTGGCCCTCACCACAGACACATCTGCTTGCTCACCTAGTTCCTATTTCCTGTGTTCTTAGAAAACACCTCAGCCAGCCTCCACATGCCTAgggttgtttgggttttgttttgttttttcttcaatttttcttttctttttgatgtgaaagtc harbors:
- the LOC117800813 gene encoding MAU2 chromatid cohesion factor homolog — translated: MGSEGGVGAFQAAGGGHSLGWVFAGGVLGWHRCWPQPPLPSLAAVGQQESNNMVVPAMQLASKIPDMSVQLWSSALLRDLNKACGNAMDAHEAAQMHQNFSQQLLQDHIEACSLPEHNLITWTDGPPPVQFQAQNGPNTSLASLL